From a region of the Bradyrhizobium manausense genome:
- a CDS encoding FeoA family protein has translation MTDTHDMRREMPLGLAKRGYTGVIQHLSAKDAGSALTDIELESRLIELGFVEGARVEVLHEGLVGRDPIAVRVDNITIAVRRREAMAIIVA, from the coding sequence ACTCATGATATGCGCCGCGAAATGCCGCTCGGCCTGGCCAAGCGTGGCTATACCGGCGTCATTCAGCACCTCTCGGCCAAGGACGCCGGCTCGGCTCTCACGGATATCGAGCTCGAGAGCCGGTTGATCGAGCTCGGCTTCGTCGAGGGCGCCCGGGTCGAGGTCCTGCACGAGGGGCTGGTCGGGCGCGACCCGATCGCCGTGCGTGTCGACAACATCACCATCGCGGTGCGCCGCCGCGAGGCCATGGCCATCATCGTCGCCTGA